In Defluviimonas aquaemixtae, the sequence CCAGTTCTTCGATGATCTCCATCGGGATCAGCTCGTCCTTGAGGTGCCAGTCATGCGCGCTCGGCACCACCCGCTCCTCGGCATAGCGTCGGAACTGGTCGCGGATCATTTCCAGCTCGTCGTCGAGGCCGGTCACGCCAAAGGTTGATCGTCCATGGTTGTCGCGCATGAGCGCGACAAGCCGTGTCCTCGACGTGGTCGTATTGCCGCCCGCGATCAGCGTTGCCGCAGCGCCTTCCGGCTTCCAGTTCAGCCCGAGATCGGACAGCCGCGCCGTTTCACCCTGGCTCATCGGAATGCCGCCGGCGATCTGCGCGAGGTATTCCCCGAAGCCGATCTGAAGGATCAGCGCCTCCATCTCGCCGAACGCGCCAGCCTCGGTAATCCGTCCGGCCCAGGCGCGCATCTGGCGAAGCGATTCCACGTAGGTGGCGAGCCACGATAACGCGTGCGCAGCAAACTGATGCCTCTCCAGGGCCGCGCCGGAGATTTTGCCGTCGATTGAAACCTTTGCCCGCAGGTTGGACCGCGCTTCGCCCAGCAACTTCTCGACTGGAGACAGAGCGTCTTCGGTCAGCGTCAGCAGGTCGCGAAGGGTTGCTGCATTCGGACTGTCGGCTCCATCATGCGGCATCGGCGGCTCCTTTTCTGCACTCGCACTGTCCTAGCTATTTTGCACTTGCAGCGCAATAATAATTCGCGTGTACACGCTTAGCCGTACTAAAATGACCTAGCTGTTTTTCGGATGCGCGTCTCTTCCGCAGTGGCTATAGCGGGCGCGGAAGGAGCGCCAACGCATGTTCGGACACGATTTGACGGTACTTGCGCTGGCCGTCGCCGTCACAGTCTTCGCGAGCATCGTCAAAGGCGCCGTCGGCTTCGCGATGCCGATGATTATGATTTCCGGACTAGCCTCCTTCCTGCCGGCGGAACAGGCACTCGCCGCGCTGATCCTCCCGACGCTCGCCACAAATCTCGCCCAGGCCTTGAGGCAGGGGTGGTCGGCTGCGATTGCCACTGCCTGGGAATACCGCCGGCTGCTGATTACACTCTGCGTCGTGATCGCTCTGGCGGCGCAGGCGGTTCCCGTGATGCCGCAGGCCGTGCTTCTGGCCACGCTCGGCCTGCCAATCGTCGCCTTCGCGCTCAGCCAACTCGCCGGCTGGCAACTGCGGTTCGAGGCCCATAACCGCGCGCGGGCAGAGGTCGTGACCGGCATCGTGGGCGGCTTCTTCGGCGGCATCTCGGGCGTCTGGGGGCCACCGACGATCGCTCTTCTCATCTCGCTCGACGTCGAAAAACGCGAGAACGTGCGTGTCCAGGGAGTGGTCTATATGATTGGATCGGCGATGCTTCTGGCCGCGCATCTTGGCTCGGGCGTGGCCAACGCAGAGACACTTCCGCTGTCGGTGTTCCTATCCGTTCCCGCGCTCGCCGGCCTCTGGTTCGGCTTCTCGATTCAGGACAGACTCGATGCTCGCCGTTTCCGGCGCTGGACGCTGATCGTGCTCGCCATTAGCGGGCTCAACCTTGTCCGCCGGGCGCTCACGCTCTGATCGTCAATTCTTGTCGAAATTGCCGGCGCGCGCTCCAGCCCAAAGGCGGGAAGGCGGGGCAGCGCACGCCTATCCGATCGCGGCCGCTTTCACTTCCGCGTCGATATGCGGGACATACTGGGCGAAATTGTCCGCGAACATGTTCACAAGCCTTTGCGCCTGGGCGTCATAGGCCGCGCCGTCCGCCCAGGTCTGGCGTGGGTCGAGAAGCACGTCAGCCACACCTGGCACGCTGACCGGCACTTCGAAACCGAAGTTCGGATCCCTGCGGAACTGCACCTCGTTCAGCGATTCGTCGAGTGCCGCCGTCAGAAGCGCACGAGTCGCACGGATCGGCATCCGCGAACCTGTGCCGTAGGCGCCGCCCGTCCAGCCCGTGTTCACCAACCAGCAGGTCGCGCCGTGGCGCGCAATCTTTTCCTGCAGGAGCTTGCCGTAAACTTCCGGCCGGCGCGGCATGAAGGGCGCGCCGAAGCAGGTTGAAAAGGTGGGCTCGGGCTCGGTCACGCCGCGCTCGGTCCCTGCGACCTTCGAGGTGAAGCCCGACAGGAAGTGATACATCGCCTGCGCCGGCGTCAGCCGCGCGATGGGCGGCAGCACGCCAAAGGCGTCGCAGGTCAGCATGATAATGTTCTTCGGATGGCCCGCAAGCGCCGTCGTCGAGGCGTTCGATATGTAGTCGAGAGGATACGCGCAGCGCATGTTCGCCGTGAGACTCGCGTCCTCGAAATCGAGTTCCAAGGTCTCGGGATCGAAGATCATGTTCTCGATCACGGTCGCGAACTTTTCGGTCGTGGCGTAGATCTCCGGCTCCGCATCGCGCGAGAGCGAGATGGTCTTGGCGTAGCAACCGCCCTCGAAGTTGAAGGTGCCCCTCTCGGACCAACCGTGTTCATCGTCGCCGATCAGCGTACGGGACGGATCGGCGGAGAGCGTCGTCTTGCCGGTGCCCGACAGGCCGAAGAAAACGGCGGCGGCGTCAGGATCGCCGATCGCGTGGTTCGCAGAGCAGTGCATCGGCATCACGCCTTTGCCGGGCAGGATGTAGTTGAGCAGCGTGAAGACCGATTTCTTGTTTTCGCCCGCATAGGCGCTGTTGGCGATCAGGATCAGCTTCTTGTCGAAGTTCAGTGCGATCACCGTTTCGGATCGGCAGCCGTGGCGTTCAGGATCGGCCTTGAAAGAGGGACAGTTGATGATCGTGAATTCGGGGATGAAATCGTCAAGCTCGGACCGTTCCGGACGGCGCAGCATGTGGCGGATGAACAGCCCATGCCAGGCAAGCTCGGTGACAACCCGCACATCAAGGCGATGCTCGGGCTCGGCGCCGGCATAGAGGTCCTGCACGAAGTAGTCGCCGCCCTTCATGTGGGCCAGCATGTCGAGGTACAGCCGGTCGAAGGCCTCGGGCGTCATCGGCGCGTTGTTTTCCCACCATATCGTGTCCTCGACCGACGGCGTCCGGACGACGAACTTGTCCTTGGGGGACCGGCCGGTATGCCTTCCGGTGGTGGTAAGCAGGGAGCCGCCCTTGCCGAGTGTTCCCTCGCCGCGCTTCAGCGCGGCCTCGACCAGCGCCGGCTCGAGCTGGTTGTAGAAGACGTGGCCAAGCCCCTCGATTCCCTGGTGTTCCAACCGGTGCGAGGGGTTCACACGTCCGTCTTTCATCGCAAGCTCCCGTTTCCGCGTCGCGGCGCTGTCTGAGTTCCAGTGAGCACGCACCCCTGCCACCGTCACGGGCGCCGGCCGCCCCCAAACGGGGCCGACATGGCCCCGTATAGCATGTCGCTAGACGCTTGGAATAGAAGGCAATGTCGGGGTTAGCGCCATCATTGCCGGTTTAGCGCAATCATGACGGGAATGGTGATACCGATTTGGCGACGGTCGCAGGATGTGAGGCAAATTGGTCAAACCCGCAGATTTTTCGCGCCGCATGATTCGGTGGATGGCACCGATTCGCACATATCGGTTGCTTCTGCATTCCGGAAAATGGACAATGTCGGGAAAACAAAGAGAAACAAGACGAGAGCAGAACGAGGAAAGCGAACATGTCGAGGATTGCACTGGTCGATGACGACAGGAACATCCTGACGTCCGTGTCGATGACGCTTGAGGCGGAAGGGTACGAAGTCGAAACCTACAATGACGGTCAGGCGGCGCTGGACGCGTTTAACAAGCGCCTGCCGGACATGGCCGTGCTGGACATCAAGATGCCCCGCATGGACGGAATGGAACTGCTTCAGCGCCTGCGTCAGAAGACTTCAATGCCGGTGATCTTCCTGACATCCAAGGACGATGAGATCGACGAGGTTCTCGGGCTTCGGATGGGCGCGGACGACTACGTCAAGAAGCCCTTTTCGCAGCGACTTCTGGTTGAGCGCATCCGCGCGCTCCTGCGGCGACAGGAAGCCATTGCTTCGGGCGAGGTCGCGACGACCGAGGAAACCAAGATCATGACGCGGGGCTCACTCACGATGGACCCGCTCCGTCATTCTGTCTCCTGGAAAGGGCGTGACGTTGCGCTGACGGTGACGGAATTCCTGCTTCTGCAGGCATTGGCCCAGCGGCCCGGTTTCGTTAAGAGCCGCGACCAGCTGATGGATGTGGCCTATGACGATCAGGTCTATGTCGACGACCGGACGATCGACAGCCACATCAAGCGGCTGAGAAAAAAGATGCGGACAGTGGATGACGACTTCTCCGCAATCGAAACGCTCTATGGTATCGGGTATCGCTACAACGAAGAATGACGCTGGCGTCGAGGATCGACTTGCGCGATCGA encodes:
- a CDS encoding sulfite exporter TauE/SafE family protein, yielding MFGHDLTVLALAVAVTVFASIVKGAVGFAMPMIMISGLASFLPAEQALAALILPTLATNLAQALRQGWSAAIATAWEYRRLLITLCVVIALAAQAVPVMPQAVLLATLGLPIVAFALSQLAGWQLRFEAHNRARAEVVTGIVGGFFGGISGVWGPPTIALLISLDVEKRENVRVQGVVYMIGSAMLLAAHLGSGVANAETLPLSVFLSVPALAGLWFGFSIQDRLDARRFRRWTLIVLAISGLNLVRRALTL
- a CDS encoding phosphoenolpyruvate carboxykinase, translating into MKDGRVNPSHRLEHQGIEGLGHVFYNQLEPALVEAALKRGEGTLGKGGSLLTTTGRHTGRSPKDKFVVRTPSVEDTIWWENNAPMTPEAFDRLYLDMLAHMKGGDYFVQDLYAGAEPEHRLDVRVVTELAWHGLFIRHMLRRPERSELDDFIPEFTIINCPSFKADPERHGCRSETVIALNFDKKLILIANSAYAGENKKSVFTLLNYILPGKGVMPMHCSANHAIGDPDAAAVFFGLSGTGKTTLSADPSRTLIGDDEHGWSERGTFNFEGGCYAKTISLSRDAEPEIYATTEKFATVIENMIFDPETLELDFEDASLTANMRCAYPLDYISNASTTALAGHPKNIIMLTCDAFGVLPPIARLTPAQAMYHFLSGFTSKVAGTERGVTEPEPTFSTCFGAPFMPRRPEVYGKLLQEKIARHGATCWLVNTGWTGGAYGTGSRMPIRATRALLTAALDESLNEVQFRRDPNFGFEVPVSVPGVADVLLDPRQTWADGAAYDAQAQRLVNMFADNFAQYVPHIDAEVKAAAIG
- a CDS encoding response regulator transcription factor, yielding MSRIALVDDDRNILTSVSMTLEAEGYEVETYNDGQAALDAFNKRLPDMAVLDIKMPRMDGMELLQRLRQKTSMPVIFLTSKDDEIDEVLGLRMGADDYVKKPFSQRLLVERIRALLRRQEAIASGEVATTEETKIMTRGSLTMDPLRHSVSWKGRDVALTVTEFLLLQALAQRPGFVKSRDQLMDVAYDDQVYVDDRTIDSHIKRLRKKMRTVDDDFSAIETLYGIGYRYNEE